The DNA region CTGTGCTCTCCATTGTGgaaataaaacactggattaTGTTCTAACACAGTGTGTTTCTTTTCCACAAACAGACTTCAGAGGAAAGCAACAGTCAATCAGATGAGGATGATTCTAACTTGGTGAGTGCAATCTGAAATCAGTCCTCTCCTATTTATCTCATTTGACTGCTGGCGTTACAGCGCAGGAGCTCAACACACATTACACGTTAATCATTTGACTGCAGGCAGGTTGTGTTCATCTGACAAGGTCAGCAGAAAGACTAACAATAGGTGCGGTTACTTGAAGATTCTCCAGACCTCAAGACGCATTTCCATTTCAGACACTATTGTTTGCTTTACTGGATCCAGTTATAGCAGCAGTTTGAATGTGATGACTGTTTGTGTTGCAGTTATTATGtataattaaatatattgtGGTTTGtgctctctttgtttttcttctccagACTGAAAGTTTGTCTGCTTCACaatcagctgaaaatgacaCCTCAGAGGCTCAGGTACTGCAGACATTTGCTCCAGCAGagagattattattatttatcaatgCAGATGactctttgcatctcttttgaGTGCTGATTTTGACCTAAATGGGAATGTATTCCTTTTTCTGTTGCAGAGCTCCGAAGAAAATAGCTCAAATCAAGTAAGTTCATTTGATttgtcaatcttctcatctaattaATCTGACATCtttctgtaaatatgtgacCTTAAATTCATTATATtctaaaggttcagtgtgtaggatttaagggatatcttggcagaaattaaatacggtaaatatgttttctttagtgtataatgaAAATCAGAGTGGTGTTGTCATTATCGTGGAGTGAGCCGTTAATATCTGCAAACGGAGCAAGTCCTCGTCCACAAAGGTCGCTATATTGCATCGCCATATTTCAACAGTAGCCCAAAAtagaaaaaccaaacactgtctctGGATACACTTTAAACTCTAATTTGCTTGTGCAACTTACTTTTTTTTGGAAGCATCTTGCACTCAAAACTTTGAATTcagtacaatacagtaacagtttTGAGTACacgagacacaaaataaatgcgTCACATGACCCTTATCTGGCAGGAATATGATGTCAGTTTAACataaattattttgttgtttgagcatttatatttatgtCATATGAACATAACAGGCATCTAGTAGACATTTTACAAagattttcttattattttattgaacTATAAAAGTATATTGTGGCAAGTTTAGGTTTCTTGATTGCTAGAATAAGGCAAAGAGATTAACTCTGCATCAAGAAGTGCTGTTTATTTCACCTCAGCACAACCTCATGTAAAACACTCTAATATCCACACAGGCTGAAGGTCACTACTTAACTCATGATGCAAAATGGcttttaccacaacattaactgtaacccaTTAGAACCACTGTGAAATACATAAACGTTAATAACTGTGTAATGGGTAACGAGTGatttagaacacatttaaacacagttttctttgacttatgCCTCAAACACATTGTCTCacggcatgctgggaaactccgCCCATTTAGCCCCAAGACGCCTCAATATGTTAAGTGCACAATGATAGTGTTGTTTATTGGCTTTAAACTAATTAGGCAAAATCAGCTTTATAAATTCAagtcaaattaactcaaaaattgttgactcaaattaaaaaatatatatcaagcTCACAAGGGACgagtttttgtgtcaagtgaacataaagattttatgtcattttgacaggGAATGTGTGTAGACTTTAAAATTttgtgtcatggatggattgggATTTACAGCACAGGGCCAtttccatttttgtgttttcacatcagccatcatagttagcagcccctgcGCTACgagagtgtcagaaaaacactgatttttttaaaagtgtttttactgtttttatgaCCTAATGCTGTTGTTTTCAAGACGAAGAAACCCCTGcaaaaatgaacactgaaagaatgtTAGCTGGGAAGGTTTCGGCTaattgcaatctgcagtccgcaccactagatgtcactaaatccccctaaatcttacacactgttcctttaagagttgtagtagtagtagtacttgTGCCAACTCTattgcaaaaaaatataattaaagtgaaagaaaagataAAGGGAATTGTGGAAATAAGATATTATTTTCTAAAACTGTATGTTTCTTTTCCACAAACAGACTTCAGAGGAGAGTAACAGTCAATCAGATGAGGATGATGTGGTAAGAACAATTAAGTCTTAAGTATTTTGCCACACCTGTTATATGGCACAGCATCCATCCAGTATCTGCTTAGCTCTTATCATTCACTGTATTTCCACAGTCTGACTCCGTGGAGGAAACCAGAGATGACAGCATGGGCAGCGAGGAGAATGTTCGGAAGGTGGGATAAATATTTTGACCACACACTTGGTTTTAAACTGTCACACTTTAGCTGAGATTAAAGTTGAGTAACACGATGCCCTGCATGTTCTCTCCATCAGGGCCGAGTGTTTGCAAGCGTCATCAATGACCTAAGCACAGAggacaacagcagcacagaggtcaCAGGTCATCCAGACCACCTGACGCTGGTGGAGAACCCCACCGACAGCAGTGACACCACCAGCGACAGTGCAGACACCACTGGAATTATTGGCATGAATGCCAGTAACAGCAGTGAGAGCACCAGCAGTGAAAGCAACGAGACGAGTGAGACCAGTGAGACCAGTGACAGCAGTGACGCCAGCAACAGCGCGGAGGACAGCAATGCCAGCGACAGCGCGGAGCTGGAGCAAATCAAAACCCCGGAGTGTGTGAACGGAACTCAGAGCTGTGAAAGCGAGGAGTACTTCTTCCAGGATATAGGAGACGATGCTCATCACTCAGTGGACCTTCTGATGGTGCCAGATGAGGATGAGAGGGAGTTGCATCTAAGGAGATGATGACATGCGTCTGTGTAGCTCTATGTTTCCCACTACGAACTATAATAGTATTAAATGACCTGTCTGAGGACTTCAGGATGACACATTTTGCTCTTACCCATCGCTTCTGAATGTTGATTTTGGCATTATAATGATACCTGCAGctgattgttttattgtgtgagtGATTATTACTGGGATGATGGTGTAACCTAAGCATCTACTTTGTTTTGAGATAAattaaaagaataataaaatcatggTGTTGGGtacctgtgtgtttttatgtaaccATTCAGACATGGGCAGTAGTGGAAAGTAACATAAGAATATTTCAGTACTTAAGCAGCCAACTGTACTGTAAGTTTTGAGTGTTTCCAATCTCTCcattacattttaaagggaaatacGGTTCTGGGGAAGCTACTTTGAAAGAATAGCTTTGCAAGAAACTGTGACCCTCTTTTCTTGATTGTTGGGTGGTTGTGGGTAATACGCAGGCTACAACActttgtttcttcctctttgtaTAATTTTTACCAACATGGCAAGACAGTACTAACACATCTCAACTTAAGAGTACAGCAACTTCTCTTCACTCTTAAGCACAAGGCAATCACTCTCTCTTGTGTATCACTCACACTTGTCCTCACAAAACAAGGGCAGGAAGGAACCAAACAGCTCATAACCAAGGGAACACAATGACTTAAACACTgcacatgaaaatacaaatgaaacaatacaCAGAGTACTATAAATGACAATAGATAAATAATTTACCAGTACTCAATAATGTTAAATCTATTATTACTTGAATATGAATAATGTATCCATTCATAAATAACGCAGTAAATTTAGTAATAAAAATAACCCCAAATTATAACGCGTGCAGTAATTATGGTCACAGTACCAATACTTAACACGGGAAAAAGGTGAATTACAGCAAAGCTACCCTTGGGAGAAATCTAGTTTAGTTAACTAAAGCTCTCCAGAGGCTCTACCACCTGGCAGCTTTTTCTCTAAATTTTGCCACACCTCAGCAGTAGTGGCTCGTCTTGAGCCTCCCATGGATTCCAAAAGTAAGTaaaagtctcagaggaaaatacaGAATTTGATAGTGAGTGGACggattcatttgctttcactgccAACAATGCAGAGTACTAAATAATCATAAATTTAGTACTGCTGAGAAGTcatcttgtggtaaaacatacttttgaatgctcatttagacctattttTAATGTTGCTGCTATTTTAGTCTTAATACACAGTATTACCATAAGGTTCAAATATGTTGTGTGGCTTCAGGCAaatttttgaaaattatttttggtcaaaaatgtctcttttgacagttaaggttgctgacccctggtcTAGGTGGAGTAATTGCACCAATTAGGATTACTCACAGGTAACTTCTAAACTAGCACACCAGAACTTCTCTgatatttgttaataaatagcAATAATCACTAGCTGTGACCAATTGTGGTTCAATAGAGAAGCAATGGAAAGAtaaactaatttaaaaaaaaaaaaaaaaaaaaaaaaaacattcctttTCTTTTATGGCCTACCTAAAATTGTTTGCACTTTCAGTATAGGCCAATTAATTACACAAAATGGCAATAAGTAGTATAACAACTTGAATCACTTTGCAAATATGAATGTAGTTAAAGTACCAGCATGCTACAGCAAAATATATAGTTTTAAACTAAAATCAGCCATATAGTACAATACTCCCCAACAAAGGGAACACATTTTACTTTTGACttcactgcatttatttaataactACTGGTCCCTTTGCAGGTTAAGATTCTATATATAAAACATGTGATCAGCCTCTAAAATATGACTTGCTTTAGACAAACAGTGTCTTTTAtgaagtgtttttatgtttctatGTTCCTATGTATTCCTATGCAATGACAAGACTTTCTAGCTTCTCTCTAGCTTCCAGCTACAGTAGCCAGTTGCATGTCTGCAGTAGCTTCATGTGGGGCCAATATGACTTTACCTGTGATACTTTGGACAATCTTTTTTCGCTGATTTCTGTAGCTTACATTTAAGTAAAACTGAAGACAGGAGGACTTTTACTTTATAATTGTAGTTAGGCTGAGTCGTTAAGATTTGAGAACGACTTCTTCGACCACATGGGTAAATATTAGCCAACTTGAAGCAAGCTTAGAAGACAGTTAGCTAGTTACTGAAACTACACCACCTAGAATAGCCATTTATTGTTAAAGCTTAATACTACAAGAGTTGACTCAGTGTTAGTTTAACACAATGTTGACCTGCGTGGTCATGTTGTCAAACCACAATGAAAAACAGAGCGAGTTTTAAATGTATATTATCGTGAATAAATACCGTCATTTTTTCTTCGAGTAGTATGGCCGGTTAGCTCAGTTGGTTAGAGCGTGGTGCTAATAACGCCAAGGTCGCGGGTTCGATCCCCGTACGGGCCAGCCTTGACTTTTTCCATGTGAGATGTTTTTGTTATAAAGTGCGCTGGACCTCAATTTCACTACGTatatttcaagttttttttattttttttttttaattaatttcgTTATTGAGGATATTACAGGTATTACAGACATTTTCAAACTATTCATACTTCCCTGTCTCGACATCtttccacaaaataaaaactggtCATATACATCACAGGAAGAATACACATATAATGCAGTACCTCCCCTCATTAACCTGttccaacccccccccccccaatgcgAACTGAATGTAGGCTATCTCCTGATTTCTTGTCTCTTAACAGAGAACTCTCTGTATTAAAGAGCAAATAAAGCTATAAACAAAAAGTTAACCCGagagaaatataaataaataaacaaatacataaataaatgtaaaacaaaaggaaaaaaaagacaagtgttCAGTCAGGTGGTAAGACTTTAAGTGAGTTGACATATGTTAGAAAGGGCTGCCATTTCCCATAGAATTTTTCAGAGTCACCTTTAAGTTCATCTCTGATCTTTTCCAATTTTAGGAAAAACATGACATCCTGAAGCCATTGAGAGAATGAAGGGGCGCAATCTGATTTCCACTGGAGAAGAAGACGGCGGCGTGCTAACAAAGATGTAAAAGCTAAGGAGTCTAACTGTTTAGAGGTGTACAGACCATGGTTCTGAGGGCCTCCAAATATCACAATGAAAGGGCATTTCTTAATTTCAATACTAAGTATTTTAGACATAGTCTCAAAATATTCCTGCCAAAAATTGTGTAACTTTGAGCAAGAATAGAACATGTGATTTAAATTGCATGGAGACTGATGACACCTGTTGCACCTATCTTCCACTCCTGGATATATTTCAGATAAACGAGCTTTAGAGAAATGGACCCTATGGAAGACTTTGAACTGTATTAGTCCAAGTCGGGCACATAAAGAGCTCGGGTGGGTCCTTTTAATGGCCCTTTCCCACCCTTCCTCTGTGAATGTTATGCCCAATTCCTGCTCCCATATATTTCAAGTTTTAACGCAGGGACAGGATGTTAAAGCGCAAATCCCAGGGAAGTGTAGATGCATCCCTCCCTTTATAAAAACGAACATCAGATGGCGACAAAGTCAACAGTTCATGCAGGGCGTCTGCAACATACAGGTCTACAGGTACCagacttttaaggccttattgttgtaccattgaatttaagactttttaaggacctgcagacaccctgtcaTGCTGCAGTCTTGAGGCCCTGCAAAGCCTGACTGATGTTTCCACTTACTCTGGATCATTATACCTCTGTCCAGTTTTAAATTAAGCAGAGCCATGCTGGGAATTACATAACGCCTTCAAAATGATACAGGTACAAGTTGTCCCATCCTAACATAAAACTTAGTGGGGAATGAGGGAGTTGTCAATCAAGCACTGTCTGCGAGCACCCACACAGTACAGAGAAGTCTATCAGCAACAGTAGGTAATACTGAGTGTGTGGGTAGGATATGGGCGTACAGGGGCTACTCACTCTCCtccttttaatatttaatacagactCAAGCTCTGTCAAGCTCACAATTGTCATAATTTCAGCAGCATGACGCCTCCCTCTGGCACAAAACTGTCTTTTCTTCAGGTGTGGGATAATTTTCCAACTCATCCGACTGCCTTAAATACTTTTTCAAAGCTTCACATCAGAACCCAAAACTTCATTTCATGCTCCTACAGAGCCATTGCTCAGTTAAGTGCATCACAGAAAAAGAGGGGTAATCTCCAGAGCCACCTGCAACGTCTGCTTTTAAAGTCTTGCACTTTTAAAATGCTTGTAAAACCAAGATAGTCCAGTGTGAGCTACTTGATGAAGGTTTTTCCCAGTGTCTTCTTTCAGACATGTTAAAAGGTGGTCTTAAAgcttcatttaaaacaaactagTCGTCTTTTTTGGCAGTAGTATGGTTCCaggacaaagagacaactgcaacacattaaaaaagtaTAACATAATTCTTACATCTTCCATTACCACTCCATACAAGCtctaaaatttaaataaaatgcaaatagagTTACTAGTGGGTGTTGCACTATTGGGGAAAACACGCTAcagttttaaatgacacaaatcCAGCATTCACTtcttagaaaaacatttaatacaACATAGTGTTTGAAAATGTGGGAACAAAAGATGCAGTGTGTGGCAGAAAAACCCTGATGAAATCCAACATAAGTGCATCTTAAACCTGCTGACGTGCGACATGTTGAAAATTCAAATAAAGCTCCAGATGGACATTGTATTCTGGTCACATAATAACAAGTCTTATAAAACCGTAAATCAAAATTAACAGGCAAAAATAATGCCCATCACACTACAGTCCTGTGTTGAACCATAAACATCTAACATGTTTCCCTTCAGTCACTGTCTTAGCTGGGAAAGTGAGACTTGAGGTGCTCCTTCAGAGCGGGTATAGTAGAAAGCTCTCTGCGACACACGTGACAACGGAGAGGTAGTTTCAAGAGCTCGCTGGTTCCTTCTTTGACGGTGACCCTTCCGTTTGTTTCGAGCATCTGAATGACATCTGCAGATGACAAAATGCATAGATAAAAAGCTTATT from Epinephelus fuscoguttatus linkage group LG3, E.fuscoguttatus.final_Chr_v1 includes:
- the scpp1 gene encoding secretory calcium-binding phosphoprotein 1, which encodes MKGTIIMFCLIGAVLANPISYSAVLESNELDSNSTESLSVSQSAENDTSEVQSSEQNSSNQSLSSESSESTSEDKTSEESNSQSDEDDSNLTESLSASQSAENDTSEAQSSEENSSNQTSEESNSQSDEDDVSDSVEETRDDSMGSEENVRKGRVFASVINDLSTEDNSSTEVTGHPDHLTLVENPTDSSDTTSDSADTTGIIGMNASNSSESTSSESNETSETSETSDSSDASNSAEDSNASDSAELEQIKTPECVNGTQSCESEEYFFQDIGDDAHHSVDLLMVPDEDERELHLRR